The Labrus mixtus chromosome 18, fLabMix1.1, whole genome shotgun sequence DNA segment CAACAGCTGTTATTCTCTCTGACTTTCAgtgctgtgttttcattcaggTTTGTGTTGCAGctctttatcatgttttctcttcatgtgGTTACTTCATCACATTTTCCCTACCGAGAGGCTCCCAGTGGGTACTTTATCATCCTACAGGGGGCGCTGATGTGCTTTTCCTGAACATGTGGCGTCTCCATGTAAATACATGCAGAGAAATTAATTCCTGTTCTGTTCATTATTTTCATGATGAGGCTCAGAATAAAGGAATCTGGATGATCCTGTGGTCATAATGAGACACGGTCATGTGACCTGCTGTCACCTGAGAGCAGGTGATGAATGTGGGACGTTGTTTGTTCCAGTTGGGACTCGCCCACCACGCCCTCTCATGTTTCTTCTGCTATTTTCAGACTCGTCTGTGTTCGAGGAAACGCAGCAGCAGGATGGACGTGAGTCTCTTTATGATCTTTCATGATTCTGTTGTTCAAATGTCGATGTTTATTCTctcctttctgtgtttctgagcCAACACAAAGTAAAGAAAGACGTGTGGGCACGTTTTGATTTAGTAAGTGAGAGCAGAAGACGAGTTTGATCACATGACCAACAGTTTCATCAGTGATGACGGTTCATGTGTTTGATGTCATCCTCTCACAGCTCCTGCTCGTTCTTCAACATCTATAATGATCTCTAACATCTTTACACAtgtaacaaacattttcatgttattttaatggCTTTGTCTTCTTCTATGGTGCTTTTACGGCAGACTCCTAACCCCCTCCACCTGTAGGGcattgtttgtatgtgtgtgtctgtgtgtgtctgtgtctgtgtgtgtgtctgtgtctgtgtgtgtgtgtgtctgtgtgtgtgcgtgtgtgtctgtctgtgtttctgtctgtgtgtgtgtctgtgtctgtctgtctgtgtgtctgtctgtgtgtgtgtgtgtgtgtgtgtgtctgtgtgtgtgtgtgtgtgtgtgtgtgtgtgtgtgtgtctgtctctgtgtgtgtgtgtctgtgagtgtctgtcgctgtgtgtgtgtgtgtgtgtgtgtgtgtgtgtgttacaataAGGTGGCATTCATCTCCAAACCAACACCTTCATACTGAACATTCCTGATGAATCTGTCACCAACACaccccatcacacacacacagggtggggcagctgtggatcagtggtataGGTTCTGGTCTCTCAGTTAGAAGGTGGAGGGGTTCTCTCCCCCCCTACTACGCCTGTAGCTACAGGTAAAGTACCCTCACCTGTGCCGAGTCAGCTGCTTCCTGTCAGTGCTGAGGTTTAATCACGCTGTTAAAAGAAGTGTCTCCTCTGAACTGATTAAAGTCACCATGTgacatcagctgtgtgtgtgtgtgtgtgtgtgtgtgtgtgtgtgtgtgtgtgtgtgtgtatctgcagctCTCTAAAGCTTTAGGAGACCACACCCCAGGCTGGCCTGGGCCCCCTCAAGCTGGCTGGCCTGGTCAGCCCCCTCAAGCTGGCTGGCCTGGTCAGCCCCCTCAACCTGGCTGGCCTGGTCAGCCCCCTCAAGTTGGCCAGCCTGGTCAGCCCCCTCAACCTGGCTGGCCTGGTCAGCCCCCTCAAGTTGGCCAGCCTGGTCAGCCCCCTCAACCTGGCTGGCCTGGTCAGCCCCCTCAAGTTGGCCAGCCTGGTCAGCCCCCTCAACCTGGCTGGCCTGGTCAGCCCCCTCAAGTTGGCCAGCCTGGTCAGCCCCCTCAACCTGGCTGGCCTGGTCAGCCCCCTCAAGTTGGCTGGCCCTCTACACCTGGAAGTGgaagtggaggtggaggtgccTGCCCTGGACAAACCGACAACCATGGAAGTGGAGGTGCCTGGCCTTCTCAGCCCAAAACACAACCCTCTCCACCTCTGGTGAGGAAGAGATAAATAATGATGGATGGAGGATGGCTGGATGGgtgatagatggatgatggatggattatgGATTATGAATGTATGgattatggatggatgatgattgattgatgatggattgatggatgataGATGAATGGTTGATAGATGGATGtatgaaggatggatggatgatgaaagGGTGGATGGATAATGGATGATGGATGCAtagatggatgattgatggacagatgattgattgataatggATGATAAATGTatgatggatgattgatggatggatgatgaaaggatggatgattgatggatggatgatgaaaggatggatgattgatggatggatgattgaaggatgatggatgatgaaagGATGGATAGAGGGATGGACGGATGATTGAaggatggatgattgattgcTGATGGATGTATGATTggttgatgatggatggatgtagtTGACATGTGTTTTCTTGTCCACAGAAAGTTCCGTACTCTCAGTCTCTTAATGACGTTTCTGACAAAGTGATCACCATCATGGGAACCGTTAACCCCAACGCCAAAAAGTCGGTGTGAACCCAGTAATCTCAATAATTcataaagatgaaaaatgcTTTGTTGAAAACCTGAATATTGAACATCTGTCATATGTATTTAAAGTTCATTCAGTTGAGCGTTCGGTCCAGTGTTGATTCACTGATCTGTGATTATCTGCCTTTACACTCGTGTCTGTAACAACAGGAACTGATGGTCTCTGATGTTTTCTCAGGATCACATTGGATATGCACGCAGGGAATGACCTGGCCTTCCACTTCAACCCACGCTTCAATGACGAGGGAAAGAAGGTGATCGTCAGGAACAGCAGGATCTGCAATAAGTGggggaaagaagagagagactgTCCCTGCTTCCCCTTCACTCAGGGACAACCTTTCGAGGTCAAACATTTGACTCAAACAACCTTGATAAATAACTTCTAAAGCCTTTTACAGTCTTCTTACAATGACACTCAGAAGGGTCCCTGAATGCACCGTAACATGTAATTAAAGGGCCAGTACGCAAACATATGCGCCTCTGAtgacaggtttttgtttttgttgttgcagataAAGATCCTCTGCACCAACACCGAGTTCAAGGTCGCTGTGAACAACTCACACCTGCTGACGTTCAGCCACCGGGTCAGAGACCTGAGAACCATCAACTCATTCAACATCTACAACGATGTCACGCTCTCCAAAGTCACCGTGAAGTAGCTGCCCtgaagaagatcacaagatctAGATTGGATCTACAGAGGATCAGTAGATCTTCAGTAGATCCTCAGTAGCTCTTCAGTAGATCCTCAGTAGATTCTCAGTAGATTCTCAGTAGATCCTCTTGTTCTTCCTCTTGTTCTTCCTCTTGTTCTAATCTGTTTGACTCATTTAAATAAAGGGTTCATCTTAAacatcatgtttctgtgtgtgtttctatgtgtagCAGGGCATTGTCACACCCTGACCTCTGCACTGGATCCTGTGAATTTAAATCTGGACTAAAGCAGGTTCTGATCAAGTCCAGAGTCCAGATCACAAGATCCAGTTCACttcagttaaagggatacttcatccatttgcattgagctttgtatcattagaaacctgatagtatttttgaatggtcgtgcatcccactctcattttcccctgagacgggaaatctttgtatttcttttctgaaaaggagcctccgATGACGCTGCTCTGGTTAGcgggggtgaaactacatccctagttcctcatgttttcaacccgcccatgggggggggggggggggggggacaccactgaagctacagacctagcacagatcagtgggtgggacctcactcccagaattgaAACTCAACgtctgccatattgcttggtagctatgctaacaggctctatggagaaagctaaTAATGTAACGGGGTTATTGTAGATAATTGTAATTCGTCAAAATGTATTGCTGTGTTCACTCAGTgttgctttcattttctgtaaagTTATCTTCTGATCTTATTCCTTTGAGATATAGATTTAATAGACAGTTGTATCTTTCATCTCTATCTATGCAAGgctccttttatttatttgacaacaGCGCCCTCGTGTGGCGGTGGTGGTAATTATAGAGGTCTGGGTTGTCAGTTGGTCCCCTTGGCTGGCTGACAGCTCCAGGACATGTTGTAAATACTAAGCCATAAAGGTAACTTTAATCAAAGTGCATATAAAGTCTTGTCACGTTTTGTGACTGTTGCTGCGTGGTCATGTGTGTTTAATATTGTTCTGCTGAGTAAAGTTTACTTGCTAAGTGTGCTAATTTATGTAGTAGCTAGCTGTAAGGTCTCGTGCACTTCTGTTTACATTCCAAGGGGTAATTTAAATATCGTCGGCTTCGGTGTATTAATTGTATTCATGTGTTCGTGTTTGCCTGACAGgtatgtgttttcttttctggtcAGGGAAATGCTGTGGTctgttcatttgatcagtgttgTAAAGCCTTTGCAAAGAAGTGTAAACCTTTTTCATATAAAATACTGCAGAAGCAGAGTAAACATTTGTATGAGtgaactttttatttgtaatacaaatgtatttgtatttttctaacTAAGCTATACGATCACATTGTAAAAGTATTGTGTCCCCTTGGCTGGAGCTGTGCTGTATGTTTCCCATCATCACCAttcatatgtttgtgtttgcctgACAGCTGTGTGCCGATGAATAAATGCCATGAACCTGAGAGAAGTTGTCGTGTGATCTCTACAGTCTGCTGAGAACCAGAATTGAGGGGTTACAACTGGTGCCGTGACCTTGTGACCTTGTGACTACAGATGACCATCTACTGACCATCTAACATCCAGCAGACTACAGGACAACTGCTTTGGAGATCTGTGTGGGCTTTAAGATTTTAATGGTGACAGAGTATTCACTATACCAGCCACTTGGTCACTGTGTTCATTCACTGTGCTGGTTCAGTGCTGTAACAGCACACCTttctttgattttgttgttgtacaTTTGGGTGATTTTGTCATTTAAAGACATATATTCCTTCTAAGagatgtgatatttcagttttcagtGGTTTTGATTTGTGTATTTGGTAAAGAAATATGACAAAGGAGACATATGTAAAGTTAAACAACACAGTCTTGTAAGATGGAGGTCCTGGAGTGAGTTTTGGTAGGGGACTGATGTTACCTTCCCTCATTAAGACCCCCTAGTTATGTGGCTTCTCCGGGTTGTGGTCCCTACAATCTCTGATGAGGGCGGGACTAGTTTGTTCGTTGGTCAGGTCACCCAGACACCTTTTACTTCTACTCCCATTCATCCCCAGTCTAGTGAGACAGAGAGTACACACCCGGGTGTTTGAATCACAGAACTGGGGAAACACACAGACCTGCTTTCAGATAGGGAGACTAGTAACTGCCAGGGCAGGGATGGTGGAAGTGCACAGGTTCTAACAAACAATAAGAACTgacaatggagaaaaaaaatatgtttcaacttcaaactgagatggatgaaggggattttgaaggtcttgtgctagAATCGGATGTTCAtggctatctctacgagccgcAATATAGCGGCGAAGTGGCTGCTGCAAAGAGAGGAGACCT contains these protein-coding regions:
- the lgals3b gene encoding galectin-3b is translated as MDLSKALGDHTPGWPGPPQAGWPGQPPQAGWPGQPPQPGWPGQPPQVGQPGQPPQPGWPGQPPQVGQPGQPPQPGWPGQPPQVGQPGQPPQPGWPGQPPQVGQPGQPPQPGWPGQPPQVGWPSTPGSGSGGGGACPGQTDNHGSGGAWPSQPKTQPSPPLKVPYSQSLNDVSDKVITIMGTVNPNAKKITLDMHAGNDLAFHFNPRFNDEGKKVIVRNSRICNKWGKEERDCPCFPFTQGQPFEIKILCTNTEFKVAVNNSHLLTFSHRVRDLRTINSFNIYNDVTLSKVTVK